AAACCTTCATCAGGACTACCCATCTTATCAGTAGTATTAGGAAGAACGTAAAACGCTAGAATATCAAAAGCAAAATATACAATATAAAATAACCATAAAAATAGTTTAATTGCTTTCCTTTCTTCCAATATTAATTGGGGATTCTTGATGCTTTCTTTCATTTGTTTACTCCTCGAGAATAGATATAGTTCAATTATACTTAATTCTATTTTATCATCTTTCCTCCAATTATTTGACAATAAATTCAAAGAATCACCCTAAATTTCGACAATCTTCGATCGAATGTAACAAAAGGACCTGCATTTATTTTGCAGATCCTTCTCAAAATTTACGACAGTTCTTATTAAATTGGTTTTCTCTGGTGAATTGGTAAGACAACAGTCACCTTTGTACCTTTTTTTATTTCACTTTGAATGTTCAATTCTCCTGAATGTTCCTTTATTATTTGGTTGGTCACCACTAACCCTAAGCCTGTGCCGTTCTCTTTGGTTGTAAAAAACGGTTCACATAGGTTAAGAATGTTCTCATCCTTAATTCCGAGCCCTTCATCCTGGATGCAAATATGAATGTTATGTTTTTCAACAACCTTTACTTCAATAGTTATACATCCTCCTCCAGGCATGGATTCTATCGCATTTTTAATCAAATTTAAGAATACTTGTTTTAGCTGTTTACTATCACAATCAATCAGTGGCAAAGACCCCTCTATAATGGTCTCAATTGTAATCCCTTGTCTTTCAGCCTCAGGTTGAGTAATTGAAATTATATAAGCAGTAATTTCCTCAATACTGGCTTTTTCAAAATGGATTGTTCTTGGTTTCCCTATGTACATTAAATCATTAACAATAGAATTAATGCGGTCAATTTCCTGTATCATAATAGGATAGTAATCATTTGTATTTGGATATTGTTCCTGCTGAAGCTGTGTAAACCCCTTTAGTGACGATAGAGGATTACGTATTTCATGCCCGATAGTTGTAGCCATTTGACCGATTACAGCTAACCTCTCTTTATTTCGGAGTTCTTCGTGAACACTAGTAAGAGACCCGATATAAGAGTAAAAACGCGCCAAAATAACGTATGCAATTCCTGTTAACATTATATAAATAACAGAAGGAATAATAACTTGTAGATCTTGTAAAATCACTCCTATTAATAGATACTTTCCAATCATCCCTAGAGAGACAGTCCAAAAAAACCGTTTATTAATAAAAATTGGACAAAATAGAATAAATAATACTTCCACTATATGTCCACTGGCATATGGTTTTGGACTTCCAATATAGATTAATAGAGAATTAATAAAATCTATCCCAATATAACAGTAAATATAAATATATTTTACTAAATAAAGATTTCCCTTTTTCATAATCCAAATGGCAATTGGCAGGATAGCAATTAAAAATATATAAATCCAATAACCTAATCCCTCTTCAGGGGTTCCAACCTTATTACTCTTTAAAGAGTTTGGCAATATGTAATAGGTGAAAATATCAAATGAAAAATAAACTATATAAAATAACCATAAGAATAGCCTTAATGCTTTCTTTTCTTCCAAAATTAATTGGGGGCTCTTGATGTTCTGATTCATTTTACAACTCCCTCAACTGAAATTTTTATTCAATCATAATGACACTTTCATATTATATTATATTCAATAATTTGACACTGAATTTAAACAGCGCAGCGCTAATTTTCGACAATTTTCGATTTTAACTAGTAAAAGAGGACCTGCAAACATTTGCAGGTCCTTTACGTTCTAAGATGTTTAACTTACTTTTCTCAACCGATTGCTAGAAGTGTTCAAAGTCGAATTTCTATGTCCGTATACAAAGTAGACGATCAATCCGATAACAAGCCAAACGCCAAAACTAATCCAAGATACGGCTGGCAGCTGAAGTGCTAGATACCCACAGAATACGAATGCTAGAATCGGAATATATGGAACAAATGGTACGCGGAACCCTGTTTTTGGTGCTTGGTTATTTTTACGAAGATATAAAATCCCAATAGATACCGTCATAAAGGCAAATAATGTACCCATATTAACCAATTCTGCCAGTCTTCCTAGTGGGACAAACCCAGCAAAGAAAGCAACTAGTAAACAAGTAATCCATGAATTAACCGTTGGTGTTTGCTTCTTCTTATCTACCTTTGAAAAAACCTTTGGCAATAGTCCGTCACGGCTGATGGCATAAAATAAAACGAGATTGTCCATATAGCATAACTAGTAATACAGTAGTGATCCCAGCAATGGCACCAAGAGAAATAAAGCCGGCAACCCAATCTTGATGAATATAGTTAAGTGCAAAGGAAACAGGATTTTTTACGTCTAGCTGTTGATAAGGAACAATTCCCGTTAAAATCGCAGAAACAATGATATAAAGAACAGTACATACAATCAAAGAAGCAATAATTCCAATTGGCATGTTTTTCTGTGGATTTTTCACTTCCTCCGCAGCAGTTGATACGGCATCAAAACCGATGTAGGCAAAGAATACTGTTGCCGCACCAGTTGTTACACCAGAAAAACCAAATGGCATAAATGGAGTCCAGTTACTAGGTTTAACGTACCATGCGCCAACACCAATAAATAAAAGAACTACGGCCAACTTAATAATGACCATGATTGTATTAAAACGTGCCGATTTTTTTACACCTTGCGTTAAAAGTAAGGTAATCACAAAAACAATGATGATAGCTGGGACATCTACAAACGTCCCATTAGCCGGATCGTAAGCACTTGTTAAGGCTTTAGGGAAATGGATTCCGAATCCGGCCAGCAGACCCTGAAAATAACCGGACCAACCGC
The window above is part of the Bacillus sp. SORGH_AS_0510 genome. Proteins encoded here:
- a CDS encoding ATP-binding protein — encoded protein: MNQNIKSPQLILEEKKALRLFLWLFYIVYFSFDIFTYYILPNSLKSNKVGTPEEGLGYWIYIFLIAILPIAIWIMKKGNLYLVKYIYIYCYIGIDFINSLLIYIGSPKPYASGHIVEVLFILFCPIFINKRFFWTVSLGMIGKYLLIGVILQDLQVIIPSVIYIMLTGIAYVILARFYSYIGSLTSVHEELRNKERLAVIGQMATTIGHEIRNPLSSLKGFTQLQQEQYPNTNDYYPIMIQEIDRINSIVNDLMYIGKPRTIHFEKASIEEITAYIISITQPEAERQGITIETIIEGSLPLIDCDSKQLKQVFLNLIKNAIESMPGGGCITIEVKVVEKHNIHICIQDEGLGIKDENILNLCEPFFTTKENGTGLGLVVTNQIIKEHSGELNIQSEIKKGTKVTVVLPIHQRKPI